One Synechococcus sp. PROS-9-1 DNA window includes the following coding sequences:
- a CDS encoding DUF3747 domain-containing protein produces MGRPWNAAVAFAVFTAAVASGLPQVAKAQGSVFTAADVDESQFVMVSAPIGKSARSQLNIYEQRTSARPCFAVSGASPAVVDPLLASFDFTGICNRYIDGNGYSLRIGGDDLGTHYRLSVVKSGADIELLAVPTRDAYRPTMVVARSGGPGNGFLKLNLEPGWKLMRRQYGKRTLGHLYVYRDGMPGSPDAL; encoded by the coding sequence ATGGGCCGTCCTTGGAACGCTGCTGTTGCTTTTGCTGTGTTTACGGCCGCTGTGGCCTCAGGTCTGCCGCAAGTAGCGAAAGCTCAAGGCTCTGTCTTCACTGCTGCAGACGTCGACGAAAGCCAATTCGTGATGGTGTCGGCCCCAATCGGTAAGAGTGCACGCTCTCAGCTGAACATTTATGAGCAGCGGACCAGTGCCCGACCTTGTTTTGCTGTGTCAGGAGCTTCCCCTGCAGTGGTTGATCCCCTGTTGGCCAGTTTTGACTTCACCGGAATCTGTAACCGCTACATCGATGGCAATGGTTATTCCTTGCGCATTGGAGGCGATGACCTTGGAACGCATTATCGACTCTCCGTGGTCAAAAGTGGTGCCGATATCGAGCTCTTGGCCGTCCCGACGCGTGATGCCTACCGCCCCACCATGGTGGTGGCTCGCTCAGGAGGGCCTGGAAACGGTTTCCTCAAGCTGAATCTTGAACCAGGCTGGAAGCTTATGAGGCGTCAATACGGCAAGCGCACGCTGGGACATCTTTATGTCTATCGGGATGGCATGCCTGGATCGCCCGACGCTCTTTGA
- the def gene encoding peptide deformylase, whose protein sequence is MARSFAQLARSAEKSSSSIAVPKEPLESAPLNIHTLGDDALRGDARRIGKVDERVRDLARDMLRSMYTAHGIGLAAPQVGVHQQLLVIDLDLETPSTPPLVLINPEITTCSASVDTYEEGCLSIPGVYLDVVRPTAIQLSFRDEMGRPRTMKADGLMARCIQHEMDHLRGVLFVDRVTDSSGLNKELMDHGFLAADVRPMTP, encoded by the coding sequence GTGGCTAGGAGCTTCGCCCAGTTGGCACGATCGGCTGAGAAAAGCAGCTCCTCAATTGCCGTGCCTAAGGAGCCTTTAGAGAGTGCTCCTCTCAATATTCATACCCTTGGCGACGACGCATTACGGGGTGATGCTCGCCGGATTGGCAAGGTTGACGAGCGCGTGCGCGACTTGGCTCGCGACATGTTGCGCAGCATGTATACCGCCCATGGCATCGGCTTAGCGGCACCTCAGGTTGGGGTGCATCAGCAATTGCTGGTGATCGACCTCGACCTTGAGACACCAAGCACCCCACCTCTTGTGCTGATTAATCCTGAAATCACAACCTGCAGCGCATCGGTTGATACTTACGAGGAGGGCTGCCTAAGCATCCCAGGGGTCTATCTCGATGTGGTCCGTCCGACGGCCATTCAATTGAGTTTCAGGGATGAGATGGGGCGACCCCGCACCATGAAGGCTGACGGTCTGATGGCGCGTTGCATTCAGCATGAGATGGACCATCTCCGCGGGGTGCTGTTTGTGGATCGTGTGACCGATTCCAGTGGCCTTAATAAGGAGCTCATGGACCATGGCTTCCTTGCAGCGGACGTGCGCCCCATGACGCCTTAA
- a CDS encoding prolyl oligopeptidase family serine peptidase, translating into MPLQQPLPATTALGRTPVLRAPQLLGDWVLWLEQRPHEKGRTTALIRRWGETDSTPLELTPAPINLRSRVHDYGGAPLTATLTEGTLQLVWVDDDDCCLWFQAWTGLNGANAQSLQAIASPQRLTSPSDSALGGGVIDHARSRWLGVIEEAGCDRLVSVALDQGHQTPVVMHQPADFAGYLALSSDGAQLAWVEWQQPSMPWDCSQLVLARLTTSGALEDCHVIAGGEPSQPQGISVFQPQWLPDGSLVVAEDSSGWWNLMRHPSAENLSSHWQRLWPMAKETAMPQWVFGMSTTAWDGDKLLAAVCDQGEWQLQRLGLDGSAERVDQPFNDLADLNASNGRAVAITSNSTTGQGLLELNLGLGTWQHTPAAAAAMEVNEISVGQPLWFDGSGGQRTHAWYYPPIGGADASSPLLVKSHSGPSSMARRGLSLAIQFWTSRGWGVVDVNYGGSTGFGRTYRERLQGGWGVVDVNDCAAAAKTLIAAKHADPNRIAIEGGSAGGFTTLACLCFTNVFRAGACRYAVSDPSALATETHRFEARYLDGLIGPWPQERDLYEQRSPLRHAQQIRCPVIFFQGLKDKVVLPQQTERMADALRRNAIPVEVHTFPEEGHGFRDSSVQVAVLEATERFFRQHLNC; encoded by the coding sequence ATGCCTCTGCAACAGCCCCTGCCCGCCACGACCGCCCTCGGACGCACTCCGGTGCTGCGAGCCCCGCAACTGCTTGGGGATTGGGTGCTCTGGCTCGAGCAGCGACCCCACGAGAAAGGCCGCACCACAGCATTAATCCGCCGCTGGGGGGAAACAGACAGCACACCCCTGGAACTCACGCCAGCACCGATCAATTTGCGCAGCAGAGTGCACGACTACGGGGGAGCGCCGCTGACGGCGACCCTCACGGAAGGAACACTCCAGCTGGTTTGGGTCGATGACGATGACTGTTGCCTCTGGTTCCAAGCCTGGACAGGACTGAATGGGGCTAACGCCCAATCGCTGCAAGCCATAGCCAGCCCCCAGAGGCTCACCTCCCCCAGCGACAGCGCGCTGGGGGGCGGCGTGATCGACCATGCCCGCTCTCGATGGTTGGGCGTCATCGAGGAAGCCGGTTGTGATCGCTTGGTGAGCGTGGCCCTCGATCAAGGCCATCAAACCCCTGTTGTTATGCATCAGCCGGCTGATTTCGCGGGCTATCTCGCCCTCAGCTCAGATGGAGCCCAGCTTGCTTGGGTGGAATGGCAGCAACCCTCTATGCCCTGGGATTGCTCCCAGCTCGTTCTGGCGCGGCTTACGACCTCTGGAGCACTGGAGGATTGCCACGTGATCGCCGGCGGTGAACCATCACAGCCTCAGGGGATCTCAGTGTTTCAGCCCCAATGGCTGCCGGATGGAAGCCTCGTCGTGGCAGAGGACAGCAGCGGCTGGTGGAATCTGATGCGCCATCCCAGCGCAGAGAACTTAAGCAGCCACTGGCAACGTCTCTGGCCGATGGCCAAGGAGACGGCCATGCCCCAGTGGGTGTTTGGGATGAGTACCACTGCTTGGGATGGGGACAAGCTGTTAGCGGCCGTCTGCGATCAAGGGGAATGGCAGTTGCAACGGCTTGGGCTCGACGGCTCGGCAGAGAGGGTGGACCAACCCTTCAACGATCTCGCCGATTTGAACGCATCGAATGGCAGGGCTGTTGCGATCACGAGCAACAGCACCACAGGCCAAGGGCTTCTGGAGCTCAACTTGGGCTTAGGGACCTGGCAACACACTCCAGCCGCCGCCGCAGCCATGGAGGTCAACGAGATCAGCGTGGGGCAACCCTTGTGGTTCGACGGGTCTGGCGGGCAACGCACCCATGCCTGGTATTACCCCCCAATCGGGGGAGCAGATGCGTCATCCCCCCTGCTGGTGAAGAGTCACAGCGGCCCTTCGTCGATGGCCCGCCGCGGCCTCAGCCTCGCGATTCAGTTCTGGACCTCCCGGGGCTGGGGAGTGGTGGATGTGAATTACGGGGGGTCCACAGGATTTGGCCGGACCTACCGCGAGCGGCTGCAGGGGGGTTGGGGCGTGGTGGATGTCAACGATTGCGCAGCAGCAGCCAAAACGTTGATTGCTGCGAAGCATGCCGATCCGAACCGCATCGCCATCGAAGGGGGAAGCGCCGGTGGCTTCACCACGCTGGCCTGCCTCTGCTTCACCAATGTGTTCCGCGCTGGTGCCTGCCGCTATGCCGTGAGCGATCCCAGCGCTTTAGCCACAGAGACCCATCGTTTTGAAGCCCGCTATCTCGATGGACTGATCGGCCCCTGGCCGCAGGAGCGGGATCTTTATGAGCAGCGATCGCCGCTGCGCCATGCACAACAGATCCGCTGTCCTGTGATCTTTTTCCAGGGCCTCAAAGACAAGGTCGTCCTGCCACAGCAAACCGAACGCATGGCCGATGCTTTACGCCGCAATGCCATCCCAGTGGAAGTGCACACGTTCCCTGAGGAAGGTCATGGCTTCCGAGATAGCAGCGTGCAGGTAGCCGTTCTGGAGGCAACAGAGCGCTTTTTCCGCCAACACCTCAATTGTTAG
- a CDS encoding class II aldolase/adducin family protein, with the protein MNDRALRCELVGVARAMNSSGLNQGTSGNLSLRIEGGLLVTPSSLAYDQMEPEDLVAIDFCGQPLPSGLPGHDRRPSSEWRLHADVFADRPDAMAVLHCHPIHATALACHDRGIPPFHYMTAVAGGDDIRCAPYATFGTAELSAHTVQALQERQACLLAHHGLVSLGRDLDQALKIAIEVETLAQMYLQALQLGEPPLLSSSQMEEVHRQFRGLGYGQASNN; encoded by the coding sequence ATGAACGATCGGGCGTTGCGCTGTGAGCTCGTGGGCGTGGCCCGTGCCATGAACAGCAGCGGCTTGAATCAGGGCACATCCGGCAACCTGTCGTTGCGGATTGAGGGGGGATTGTTGGTGACCCCGAGCTCTTTGGCCTACGACCAGATGGAGCCGGAGGATCTGGTAGCAATTGATTTTTGCGGCCAACCTTTGCCAAGCGGGCTCCCTGGCCATGACCGCAGACCCTCTTCTGAGTGGCGATTGCATGCCGATGTCTTCGCTGATCGGCCCGATGCCATGGCGGTGTTGCATTGCCATCCCATTCATGCAACCGCTCTGGCCTGCCATGACCGGGGGATTCCACCGTTCCACTACATGACAGCGGTGGCTGGTGGTGACGACATTCGCTGTGCTCCCTATGCCACCTTCGGCACCGCTGAACTGTCGGCCCATACGGTGCAGGCATTGCAGGAGCGGCAGGCCTGTTTGCTGGCTCACCATGGATTGGTCAGTTTGGGACGGGATCTGGATCAGGCGCTGAAGATTGCCATTGAGGTGGAGACGCTGGCACAGATGTATTTGCAAGCTCTGCAGCTTGGGGAGCCGCCGCTGTTGTCGTCATCACAAATGGAAGAGGTGCATCGCCAGTTCCGTGGGTTGGGATATGGCCAAGCCTCTAACAATTGA
- the mtnA gene encoding S-methyl-5-thioribose-1-phosphate isomerase: MNIEGQAWRTIWLEADQRSVGVIDQTLLPHRLITRRLTRCDQAADAIRTMVVRGAPLIGVTGAYGLMLALQDDASDAGLAQAFDQLNASRPTAVNLRWALERVRDLVQPLPEAERAAAARREAALIADQDVAMCEAIGEHGLDLFRSLAEQRPSARQNEPFQVLTHCNAGWLATVDWGTALAPIYKAHRAGLSIHVWVDETRPRNQGASLTAYELAREGVPHTVIVDNAGGHLMQHGQVDAVIVGTDRTTRCGDVCNKVGTYLKALAAHDNNVPFYVALPTSTIDWRLADGVAEIPIEARSAEEVTAIQGRVIAGESAGEIVSVQLTPDGCAGFNPAFDVTPARLVTALITDRGVATASEVGLKELYNRG; the protein is encoded by the coding sequence ATGAACATTGAGGGCCAAGCCTGGCGGACGATTTGGCTTGAAGCCGATCAGCGCTCCGTAGGTGTGATCGATCAAACCCTGTTGCCCCATCGCCTGATCACCCGAAGGCTGACGCGTTGTGATCAGGCGGCAGATGCGATCCGCACCATGGTGGTGCGTGGTGCGCCATTAATCGGTGTGACCGGCGCCTATGGCCTAATGCTCGCCCTTCAAGACGACGCCAGCGATGCGGGCTTGGCCCAAGCCTTTGATCAGCTCAATGCAAGTCGACCTACAGCCGTGAACCTGCGTTGGGCTTTGGAACGGGTGCGGGATTTGGTGCAACCTTTGCCGGAAGCGGAGCGAGCGGCTGCGGCTCGGCGGGAGGCGGCGCTGATTGCTGATCAAGATGTGGCGATGTGCGAGGCGATTGGGGAGCATGGCCTCGATCTCTTCCGGTCGCTGGCCGAGCAGCGACCCAGCGCAAGGCAGAACGAGCCCTTTCAGGTGCTCACCCACTGCAATGCGGGTTGGTTGGCGACCGTTGATTGGGGAACGGCATTGGCACCGATTTATAAGGCCCATCGCGCTGGGTTGAGCATTCATGTTTGGGTGGATGAGACCCGGCCGCGCAATCAAGGGGCATCGCTTACGGCCTATGAGTTGGCGCGTGAGGGGGTGCCGCACACCGTGATTGTGGATAACGCAGGTGGTCACTTGATGCAGCATGGCCAAGTGGATGCTGTGATCGTTGGGACGGATCGCACCACGCGCTGCGGCGATGTGTGCAACAAAGTTGGCACCTACCTCAAGGCCCTGGCGGCTCACGACAACAACGTGCCCTTTTATGTCGCCCTGCCGACGTCCACCATCGATTGGCGCCTTGCAGATGGGGTGGCAGAAATTCCGATTGAGGCGCGTTCCGCTGAGGAAGTGACCGCCATTCAGGGGCGGGTGATCGCTGGGGAGTCTGCTGGTGAAATCGTGAGCGTGCAGCTCACGCCTGATGGTTGTGCCGGGTTTAATCCGGCCTTCGACGTCACCCCAGCTCGGCTTGTGACCGCTCTGATCACCGACCGTGGTGTGGCGACTGCCAGTGAAGTTGGACTGAAGGAGCTCTACAACCGTGGCTGA
- a CDS encoding DUF1543 domain-containing protein has translation MEQSTLFLVVLGGRTDRSLIELHDVRFVAGRCIEDTYPELRRQWFGRRRGLHLDSYMAVHCIDGWRVTLELEPPSETQRLWFVNLGGYQPDSLAELHRFGLVVAPSLQAAKAAAKKRWLLDALQQHKDDLSAVDDCLAIEQLSLTGSNSIYVHLHRQLDGESQQQVPDWFGYRPI, from the coding sequence TTGGAACAGTCCACTTTGTTTTTGGTTGTCCTGGGTGGTCGCACCGACCGCAGTTTGATCGAGCTTCACGATGTGCGCTTTGTGGCGGGCCGCTGCATCGAGGACACCTATCCCGAACTTCGGCGTCAGTGGTTTGGTCGCCGTCGCGGGTTGCATCTCGATAGCTACATGGCCGTGCATTGCATTGACGGTTGGCGCGTCACCCTTGAGCTGGAGCCTCCCTCAGAGACGCAGCGCCTGTGGTTCGTCAACCTTGGGGGTTATCAACCCGATTCGCTTGCGGAATTGCATCGCTTTGGACTTGTGGTGGCCCCGTCGCTGCAAGCCGCCAAAGCAGCAGCGAAGAAGCGCTGGTTGCTGGATGCGCTTCAGCAGCACAAGGACGATCTCAGTGCTGTGGATGATTGCTTGGCGATTGAACAGTTGTCATTAACAGGGAGCAACAGTATTTACGTGCATCTTCATCGCCAGCTCGATGGTGAAAGTCAGCAGCAGGTGCCTGACTGGTTTGGATATCGACCGATTTGA
- a CDS encoding SufS family cysteine desulfurase, whose translation MTTLPRNAAVTLAERVRADFPILNQVSSSGQPLIYLDHAATSQKPHVVLDAIQHYYACDNANVHRGAHQLSARATESFEAARATTAGLIGASSSKEIVFTRNATEAINLVARSWGDAQLKAGDEVLLTVMEHHSNLVPWQLLAERTGCVLRHVGVTPDGTLDLADLRDQLSEKTRLVSLVHISNTLGCCNPIEEIAALAHAVGAKVLVDACQSLAHKSIAVQSLGADFLVGSSHKLCGPTGMGFLWASQETLMAMPPFLGGGEMIQEVFLDHSTWAELPHKFEAGTPAIGEAIGMGAAITYLQTLGLDAIQAWEAELTTHLFGRLQSINGLRILGPTPEQQPDRGALATFVVEGVHANDIAAMLDLSGVCIRSGHHCCQPLHRLYGVTGSARASLSFCTTHAEIDRFADELVSVIDFFREHG comes from the coding sequence ATGACAACACTTCCTCGTAACGCTGCCGTAACTCTTGCGGAACGAGTGCGTGCTGACTTCCCAATACTTAATCAGGTTTCGAGCTCTGGTCAGCCCCTGATTTATTTGGATCATGCGGCCACCAGTCAGAAGCCTCATGTGGTGCTCGACGCGATTCAGCATTACTACGCCTGCGACAACGCCAATGTGCATCGAGGTGCCCACCAGCTCAGCGCCCGTGCCACGGAGTCGTTTGAAGCGGCTCGTGCCACCACCGCTGGCTTGATCGGTGCATCGAGTTCAAAAGAGATTGTGTTCACGCGCAATGCCACGGAAGCCATCAATCTGGTGGCACGCAGTTGGGGTGATGCCCAGCTGAAGGCGGGTGATGAGGTGCTGCTCACCGTGATGGAGCACCACAGCAACTTGGTGCCTTGGCAGTTGCTCGCTGAGCGCACCGGTTGCGTACTCAGGCATGTGGGTGTGACCCCTGACGGCACCCTCGACCTCGCCGACTTGCGCGATCAGCTCTCAGAGAAAACGCGCTTGGTGAGCTTGGTCCATATCAGCAACACCCTGGGGTGCTGCAACCCGATCGAAGAGATTGCAGCCCTTGCCCATGCTGTAGGGGCCAAGGTTTTGGTGGATGCTTGCCAAAGCCTGGCTCACAAATCCATTGCCGTGCAAAGTCTCGGGGCTGATTTTCTTGTGGGCTCATCTCACAAGCTATGTGGCCCCACCGGAATGGGTTTTCTATGGGCTTCGCAAGAAACCTTGATGGCGATGCCACCCTTCCTCGGTGGTGGCGAGATGATTCAAGAGGTGTTCTTGGATCACAGCACCTGGGCGGAACTCCCCCACAAGTTTGAAGCGGGCACACCAGCCATTGGTGAAGCGATCGGCATGGGTGCTGCAATTACTTATTTGCAAACCCTTGGACTCGATGCGATTCAGGCCTGGGAGGCGGAGCTCACCACCCATCTGTTTGGCCGGCTTCAATCGATTAACGGTTTGCGCATTCTTGGTCCCACGCCTGAGCAGCAGCCTGATCGAGGAGCCCTTGCCACATTTGTGGTGGAGGGTGTTCATGCCAATGACATCGCGGCGATGCTTGATCTCTCCGGTGTTTGTATTCGCAGTGGTCACCATTGCTGCCAACCGCTGCATCGGCTGTATGGCGTGACCGGATCAGCTCGCGCGAGCCTCAGTTTTTGTACAACTCACGCTGAGATTGATCGTTTCGCTGATGAGCTCGTCAGTGTGATCGACTTTTTTCGTGAGCATGGCTAG
- the sufD gene encoding Fe-S cluster assembly protein SufD: MAMPEGWLIQLPAPAGTLEPVQRRGRLALSEQGFPSRKQESWRLTDLTRLEALFQLSLADQRSHRSSADSWPSAPEQALRLVIDGSQDPLQGVTLPAGISLLEGAELQQALGHTLSRCRCASDWSVELNHGVSQQILALRIRGNVPPIELVMLAADAMLVPTRVLLLVEEKAELEFLQVVSAQGQAAHSHLLEIHLGQESKVNHGLLALGDGQEALLANLAVEQESRSHYSLVSVSQGWSFGRLEPRVVQVDGQASTSIHGLSVTAVDQQFAVHTAVRFEGPEGTLDQVQKTIAADRSHSIFNGAIQVPRPAQRTNASQLSRSLLLSGRARVDAKPELEIVADDVRCTHGATVSQLQEDQLFYLRSRGITQSSAAALLLRGYCKEVLDRLPLDASQRWLGGSLQVGGMTS, encoded by the coding sequence ACACTGGAGCCGGTTCAGCGCCGCGGACGCTTGGCTCTGTCAGAGCAGGGCTTTCCCAGTAGGAAGCAGGAGTCGTGGAGGCTTACTGATCTCACTCGCCTAGAGGCGCTGTTTCAGCTGTCGTTAGCGGATCAAAGAAGTCATCGCTCGAGTGCTGACAGCTGGCCGAGCGCTCCTGAGCAGGCCCTCAGACTTGTGATTGATGGCAGTCAGGATCCCTTGCAGGGTGTGACCTTGCCGGCAGGGATTTCGCTGCTTGAGGGCGCTGAGTTGCAGCAAGCCCTCGGCCATACCTTGTCCCGTTGTCGTTGCGCGTCGGATTGGTCGGTGGAGCTCAACCACGGAGTGAGTCAGCAGATTCTGGCGTTACGCATCCGTGGCAACGTTCCACCGATTGAGTTGGTCATGCTTGCGGCCGACGCCATGTTGGTCCCAACCAGGGTTTTGTTGCTGGTTGAGGAAAAAGCAGAGCTCGAGTTTCTCCAGGTTGTGAGTGCTCAGGGCCAGGCTGCCCATAGTCATCTCCTCGAAATTCATCTTGGCCAGGAATCCAAGGTGAACCACGGCTTGCTTGCCTTAGGCGACGGCCAAGAGGCACTGCTCGCCAACCTGGCTGTGGAGCAAGAATCGCGAAGTCACTACTCCCTGGTTTCGGTGTCTCAGGGCTGGTCGTTTGGGCGACTGGAGCCGAGGGTTGTGCAGGTGGATGGCCAAGCTTCCACTTCGATTCATGGCCTTTCCGTCACTGCTGTTGATCAGCAGTTTGCGGTCCATACCGCTGTGCGTTTTGAGGGCCCTGAAGGCACGCTGGATCAAGTGCAAAAAACGATTGCAGCTGATCGCTCTCACAGTATTTTTAATGGAGCGATTCAAGTGCCGAGGCCGGCGCAGCGCACCAACGCCTCCCAGCTCAGCAGGAGCTTGTTGCTCTCGGGACGCGCCCGTGTTGATGCCAAGCCCGAGTTAGAGATCGTGGCCGATGACGTTCGTTGCACCCACGGGGCCACTGTGAGTCAGCTCCAGGAGGATCAGCTGTTTTATCTGCGCAGCCGTGGCATTACGCAGTCCTCGGCAGCAGCCTTGCTGCTGCGTGGGTACTGCAAGGAAGTGCTGGATCGCTTGCCTCTCGATGCCTCGCAGCGCTGGTTGGGCGGCAGCTTGCAAGTGGGAGGGATGACGTCATGA